The Nostoc sp. 'Lobaria pulmonaria (5183) cyanobiont' genome window below encodes:
- the crtB gene encoding cyanoexosortase B: MALRQQVKNINASGLLNLAILGVLLLLYAPILLHWLDGWLHKNISTEHEYFSHGIIGLPFAAYLGWMNRKKWRRLPDTINPLGAVLLLLGAVFYLSGVTEWVNLSLPVILVGLCLWFKGIAGLRLQGFPLLLVFLATPTALPYLIAPYTMPLQSFIAGTAGFILNQFGMEVTVDEINLYVGGRIVEVAPYCAGLKMLFTTFYVGLMLLYWTDALSSRRTTISFLSLAAIVSISANIIRNTLLTFFHGTGQEAAFKWLHEGWGGDLYSACMLVSLVPLLNWINNYFSASLETEQEAES; this comes from the coding sequence ATGGCACTCCGGCAACAGGTAAAAAACATAAACGCATCAGGCTTGTTAAATCTAGCTATTTTAGGCGTTTTGCTGCTGCTTTATGCTCCGATATTGCTACACTGGTTGGATGGTTGGCTGCACAAAAATATCAGTACAGAACACGAATATTTCAGCCACGGGATAATTGGTTTACCATTTGCGGCTTATCTGGGCTGGATGAACCGGAAAAAGTGGAGACGTTTGCCAGATACCATCAATCCTTTGGGCGCTGTTTTATTGTTATTAGGGGCAGTTTTTTATCTTAGCGGTGTTACAGAGTGGGTTAACCTTTCCTTGCCCGTGATATTAGTCGGATTATGCTTGTGGTTTAAGGGAATAGCAGGTTTGCGATTACAAGGATTCCCCCTACTACTAGTATTTTTAGCCACCCCAACAGCATTACCTTATCTCATTGCTCCCTATACCATGCCTCTGCAAAGCTTCATCGCTGGTACAGCAGGCTTCATACTGAATCAATTTGGTATGGAAGTAACCGTAGATGAGATCAATCTTTACGTGGGAGGACGGATTGTAGAAGTTGCTCCCTATTGTGCAGGGCTGAAAATGTTGTTTACGACTTTCTACGTGGGCTTGATGCTGCTTTATTGGACAGATGCTTTGTCTTCACGGCGGACAACTATATCGTTTTTATCTCTTGCTGCGATCGTTAGTATTAGTGCCAATATCATTCGTAATACTTTACTGACTTTCTTCCACGGCACGGGTCAAGAAGCGGCTTTTAAATGGCTGCATGAGGGTTGGGGTGGCGATCTCTACTCTGCTTGTATGCTGGTGTCACTAGTGCCCTTACTGAATTGGATTAATAACTATTTTTCAGCATCTCTAGAAACTGAGCAAGAAGCAGAAAGTTAG
- a CDS encoding DegT/DnrJ/EryC1/StrS family aminotransferase: protein MNKMTIRVPFVDLKLQHQPIQTQLQDAIQSVLERGDFILGQALSDFEAEFAAVSGTAYGVGVASGTDAIALGLQACNIGAGDEVILPANTFIATLIGVLRAGAKPILVDCDRQTALIDLREAAKAITPHTKAIIPVHLYGQMVSPRDLVNFADTYKLLIFEDAAQAHLAQRDGYYAGSVGIAAAFSFYPSKNLGAFGDGGMLLTRDSDVAQKMVRLRNYGASQKYFHTEPGTNSRLDTLQAAILHKKLPYLPQWNRDRLTIAQQYDRELASLATAGIIPIENQSDTGHVYHLYVIKVDDSCPIERQQLQEKLTAAGIQTGIHYPIPCHLQPAFTNLGYQPGDFPQAEKLSKQILSLPMYPGLSSSQVKEVVAAIANAVSTNYQADNLSPADLGSVVA, encoded by the coding sequence ATGAATAAAATGACTATTAGAGTTCCTTTTGTAGACCTAAAGTTACAACATCAACCAATTCAAACGCAATTGCAAGATGCAATCCAATCTGTATTGGAACGGGGAGATTTTATTTTAGGGCAAGCACTTTCAGATTTTGAAGCAGAATTTGCGGCAGTATCTGGTACAGCTTATGGAGTTGGTGTGGCATCAGGAACAGATGCGATCGCTCTGGGATTACAAGCGTGTAATATTGGTGCTGGCGATGAAGTGATTTTACCTGCAAATACTTTTATCGCCACCTTAATTGGAGTGCTACGTGCTGGCGCCAAGCCAATTTTAGTAGATTGCGATCGCCAAACTGCTTTAATTGACTTAAGAGAAGCAGCAAAGGCAATTACGCCTCATACCAAAGCAATTATCCCTGTGCATCTCTATGGTCAGATGGTATCACCACGCGATTTAGTGAACTTTGCCGATACCTACAAACTACTAATTTTTGAAGATGCCGCCCAAGCACATCTCGCCCAAAGAGACGGATATTACGCTGGTTCAGTAGGAATAGCAGCAGCTTTTAGTTTCTATCCCAGCAAAAATTTGGGAGCATTTGGGGATGGGGGAATGCTGCTGACACGAGATTCAGATGTAGCCCAGAAGATGGTGCGCTTGCGAAATTATGGGGCATCGCAAAAGTATTTTCATACTGAACCAGGTACGAATAGCCGCTTGGATACTTTGCAAGCAGCAATTTTGCACAAAAAACTCCCATATTTGCCCCAGTGGAACCGCGATCGCCTGACTATTGCCCAGCAGTATGATCGTGAACTAGCATCCTTGGCAACTGCTGGGATTATCCCTATAGAAAACCAAAGTGATACAGGACACGTTTATCATCTTTATGTGATTAAAGTAGATGATTCTTGCCCAATAGAACGCCAGCAACTCCAGGAAAAACTCACAGCAGCGGGGATTCAAACTGGCATTCACTATCCAATTCCTTGTCATCTCCAGCCAGCATTCACTAACTTAGGCTATCAACCGGGAGATTTTCCCCAAGCAGAGAAGTTGTCAAAGCAAATATTATCATTACCGATGTATCCTGGTTTGAGTAGTAGCCAAGTTAAAGAAGTTGTAGCAGCGATCGCCAATGCAGTCTCAACAAATTATCAGGCAGATAATCTATCTCCTGCTGACCTTGGCAGTGTGGTAGCCTAA
- a CDS encoding cyanoexosortase B system-associated protein, with the protein MISFSKFFKENQLTQVAALLLLLLLLAMAGVPGYLTGHWQWKQPPAVPTLHELKQIRKTGLTLSGWQTIEQAEQQIGEHNWSLQVIKKEGSESQAILLLLPQNGPMDQPEVEWTDVNGWGRSRWGKWDIAQSRSAEFTVKPSAKLASNVETKVEARFFRASTPQQTFAVLQWYAMPDGGNPSPFHWFLADQLAQWRKQRIPWVGVSILIPMEPLGQVETSWSLAQSIGETVQAALMAGPL; encoded by the coding sequence ATGATTTCCTTCTCTAAATTTTTCAAGGAAAACCAATTGACTCAGGTAGCAGCACTTTTGTTATTGCTACTGCTGCTAGCAATGGCAGGGGTTCCCGGATATCTGACAGGACACTGGCAATGGAAACAGCCGCCCGCTGTTCCTACCCTCCATGAATTAAAACAGATCCGCAAGACTGGGTTAACCCTTTCTGGTTGGCAAACCATTGAACAAGCTGAACAGCAAATTGGCGAACATAATTGGTCTTTGCAGGTAATCAAAAAAGAAGGTTCCGAATCTCAAGCAATCCTGCTTTTGTTACCGCAAAATGGGCCTATGGATCAACCAGAGGTAGAGTGGACAGACGTTAACGGTTGGGGAAGGTCACGCTGGGGAAAGTGGGATATAGCTCAATCTCGTTCTGCAGAATTTACTGTGAAACCATCTGCAAAGTTGGCTTCTAATGTCGAAACTAAAGTAGAAGCTAGGTTCTTTCGCGCCTCCACACCACAGCAAACCTTCGCTGTTTTGCAATGGTATGCGATGCCAGACGGCGGAAATCCATCACCTTTTCACTGGTTCTTGGCGGATCAACTGGCACAGTGGCGCAAGCAACGTATTCCTTGGGTTGGTGTGAGCATTCTGATTCCAATGGAACCTTTGGGGCAGGTAGAAACATCTTGGTCTTTAGCTCAGTCTATTGGGGAAACAGTACAAGCTGCATTAATGGCAGGCCCTTTGTAG